The sequence CAGAAGTAAATCGTTGAAGATTTTCATGGATTCATTATCTTTACTTCGAAGATACTGGGAACTTTCTTGATATATTCTAGCAAACCCCTGTATTTATTAACATTTTGAGGTTAAAGACAGACACTAATTAACAGAATTAAAGAGGACTTGTTCAATATTCTAGCAGGGTTTCTATCCCTGGTGATGGAGTCCCTCTATTGCTTATCTTTGATCCTGAAATTTATCCTGATGCAAATCCGTTCTATCCTCAGCCGTGCGCTTGCCCCAATAGTTGCTGCTTCCATCCGAAAAGATGCCGGGCATGCCATCGAATGCCAGGATCGAGTATTCAAAAAGCTCATCAAAGCCGGTCAGCATTGCATCTACGGCAAAGCACACAGGTTTAAGGAAATTAAATCCTATGAAGACTTCCGACGGCATGTCCCTTTGGTTAATTACGAGGATTTTCGTCCCCTCATAGAACGGGTTTCGAAAGGAGAAAAGAATGTTCTCTGGCCCGGTCTGCCCATCTATTTTGCAAAGACCTCAGGAACCACTTCCGGCACCAAATATATCCCCATTACACGCGACTCCATCCCAAATCACCTCAACTCTGCGCGCAATGCGCTGCTCATGTATATGGCCCGGAGCGGTAATTATGCTTTTGCCGACCACAGCATGATCTTTCTCCAGGGCAGCCCGGTGCTGGACAAAAAAGGAGTCATCCCGGCAGGCCGTCTGTCAGGCATCGTAGCCCACCATATCCCGGCTTATCTTCAGAAAAACAGGATGCCCTCCTGGAAAACAAATTGCATCGAAGATTGGGAAACAAAAGTGAATGCCATCGTGGATGAAACGCTGAAAAAAAGGATGTCGCTCATAAGTGGTATCCCTTCCTGGCTGCGGATGTATTTCGAAAAACTGGTTGCCAGGACCGGCAAGCCTGTCGGGGAAATCTTTCCCGACTTTTCCTTACTTGTTTACGGAGGTGTGAATTATGAACCCTACCGGCAGGTATTTGACAGCCTTATCGGAAGGCACATCGACACGGTAGAATTGTATCCTGCTTCAGAAGGATTTATAGCTTTCCAGGACGAGGGCACGGGAGAAGGGCTGCTGCTGAACGTGAACAGCGGCATCTTCTTTGAATTTATCCCTGCAGATAAAGTCCATGAGGAATTTCCGGAACGAATCCCCCTGGAAGGTGTTGAAACAGGAAAAGATTATGCCCTTGTCTTAAGCAGTAATGCCGGCCTTTGGGGCTATAACCTGGGTGATACGGTCAGGTTCGTTTCCCTTAAACCTTACCGCTTAATAGTGTCCGGTCGGGTATCGCAATTTATTTCAGCGTTTGGAGAACATGTTATCGCATCGGAGATTGAGGAAGCACTAGCACAGGCTTGCGCACAAAGCGGCATAAAAGTGAATGAGTTCACGGTTGCACCCATGGTGAACCCGCCAAAAGGCCTGCCGCATCACCAATGGCTGATCGAATTCGGAAAGGCACCGGTTTCGCTGACTGAATTTGCGGTCATGGTCGATCAGGAATTACGGAAAAGAAATACTTACTATGATGACCTGATCGCTGGCCATGTTCTTGAACAACTGCATGTTATCGCCCTTAAAGACGGAACCTTCCGGAAATACCTGATTTCAAAGGGTAAACTTGGCGGGCAGAACAAGATGGCCCACCTTTCTGATAACCGGGAAATTGCAGAAGGGTTACTTAATTTGGAAATTTGAAAATAAGTCAATTTGAAAATGATTGACCGGATCCGGAAGATCACGCCTGAATGGAAAGGATTGGGGAGGACCTCATTTATATTGCATTTGTCCTAAATCCGGGACTTCGGAAGGAATCCTAACCGTGATCCTCGCCCCCCCGTTTTTCCTGCTTTCTATTTCAATGGTTCCGTTATGTGCTTCAACGAATCCTTTTACGATCGATAATCCCAATCCCGTACCACCTGTCTGAGTGCCTGCAAGCCGGTAGAATTTGTTAAATACATAAGGGATGGCATCTTTCGGGAAACCCGGCCCCCTGTCCATCACCTGCATCACAAAATGAGGTTTCTCATAATACATTTTAACCCTGATGGTTGTTTTATGAGGAGCGTATTGTGTAGCGTTAAATACAAGATTATGAAGCACCTGCTCCATGAGGCCAAAGTCTAACCTGATCAGGGGAATATCATCAGGGATTACAATCTCAAGGTTGAAATGCTCAAGTTCACTTGCGAGACTTTTTGTCACCTTGTTCAATAAGTCATGAACATCAAGCCAATCCATATGGGGCGTGATCCTTCCCGATTCAAGCCGCGACATATTCAACAGGTTCTCGATGAGTCTGTTTAACCGCTCGGAGGCCATGAAAATCTCCCTGAACAGCTGGGTATAAGTTTGTTTGTCATAATCGGCCGATAAAAGCGTATCCGTTGCCCCCATGATAGTAGCTAACGGTATCCGCAGTTCATGAGAGATAGAATTAAACAAGGTTTTGTAAAGTTTATCTGATTCATCCAGTATCAGGGCTTTTAGAGCCAACTCATTCAAAAACTCCCTTTCAAGTGCATCCGATATCTGGGTCCGGAAAGTGTCCCAGAAAATTTCTTCATCCCCTTTGAAGGCTTTATTCTGTCTGACAGCAATAACACCGATGTTATGCCTTGTGCCATGCAGGGGATAAAATGTATAGGAGGTTGATGGCAGGGTATCTGTGAATTTACCGGCCTTCCTCGAATGATGAAATGTCCATGATGCAATGCTAAACTCAGCGTCGGAGAGCATCAATTCAGATTCATGCCTGATTTCTTTATCCAGTTCTTTTTGCCCGCTATTCAGGATGATGGCACTGGCGATCTTGAAAAATTTTTGAATGTCTTTTACAGAAACTTTCAGCACTTCATCTATCCCGGATGCAGATGAAAGCTCCATGGTGAGCTGGTAGAGCGCTCTGGTCCGCTCTTCCCGATCCCTTGTCATTCTCTCCTGCCGGCGTACCCGTGATGTTAAAATGCCATTCAGCATGACAATGATAAAATACATGAACAGCATTAAAACATCTTCAGGCTTTCCGATATGGAGGGTGAAAGATGGCGGAATGAAGAGATAGTCCCATAGCAAGGCACTGAGGGTGGCAGAAAGCAATATCGGTCCTATTCCCAGAAAAATGGCAAGGATCGAAACCTCGAAAAGCAATGCAAATGCCACCACCTGGTATCCGATGATATCCCTGGCAGGATAACAGGCAATAGCAGTGAGTATGGTAATGATACCGGCCAGCAGATACTGTGAAAATCCTGATGAAAAAGAAAGAATGGGGATTTTCCTCCGGTATTTGTCATCACCGGGAAGATCGGATCCCAGGACATAGATATCGATATTGCCGCTCAGCCGGATCAGCCTGTTTACAAGGTTGCCCAGCTTAAACAATGAGAACATGTTTCGATGACGCGGCTTTCCTAGGATGATGTGGGTGATGTTTTCCTTTTGTGCCGCGTTTAAAATGGCTTTCACCAGGTCATCTCCAGATATGGTCCTGAATTCGGCACCAAGTTGTTTTGCCAGGTTAATGTTTTTATTCAGTTGCTCCTCTTGCGCGACTGTCAGTTTTCGCGGGGATTCGACATAAAGGGCAAGAAGTGTTGCCCCCATGGTATACGACAGGTTCTTTGACCAGCGCAAAAGTTTTGCGGAATGAGGACTCGGGCCTATGCTAACCATCAGGTGCATCCCCGATTTCCATGGTCCGGGGATGTGTTTATGCTGCATATACTGTCGCAATTGGATGTCGACCCTGTCAGCAGCTATACGGAGCGCCATTTCACGTAAGGCAGTGATGTTCCCTTTCCTGAAGAAGTTATGGACAGCCTCCTGCGACCGTTCAGGAGTATAGACTTTTCCTTCAGCAAACCTTGCCAGTAATTCGTCAGGAGTGATGTCCACCAGCACGATCTCGTCCGCCTTTTCAAAAATCTCATCAGGAACGGTTTCCCTCACACCAATCCCGGTGATCTGTGCCACCGTGTCTGACCTGCTTTCGATATGCTGTACATTCAGGGTAGTAAATACGTCAATTCCATTATCAAGAATGTCCATCACATCCTGGTATCTCTTCAGGTGCCGGCTTCCGGGCGCATTGGTGTGAGCAAGCTCATCAATCAGCACCACCTGCGGCTTACGGACAATGACAGCATCGAGATCCGCCTCCTGGATAGATGTGCCTTTGTATTCATAGCTTTTTCGCGGGATCACCTCAAGCCCTCTCACAAGATCTTCGGTTTCTTTCCGGTGATGGGTTTCGATATAACCAATTACCACGTCCGTACCCTTTAATTTTTCGGTCTTGGCCGATTGAAGCATGGTAAAGGTTTTCCCGACGCCGGCACACATACCGAAAAAGATCTTCAGTTTACCCCTTTTGCTTTTTTCTTCTTCAAGTTTTAAGGAAGCTAAAATTTCGTCAGGGTCTGGCCGCTTTTCTTCAAATGTGTTCACTTGATCTTATCGAGTTCTAAATTTAGCAGGAAAATATTGATCCTCTCTTCTCCGAATAAAAAATATTGAGGTTTTTCTGTCATTTTTACAATCAACGTACCCAGTTTTTGCTTCTGATCGTCGTTCAATTCCCTTGCCTGTGCTATCCTTTCTGCCTGCAGAAAAGCGGCCCGTGATGATATATGTGGGTCGAGACCACTGGCGGAAGCAAACAACATTTCAACTGGAATGGAAGTGGTATCATTCAGCATGTTTCCTCTGATAAATGCTTTTTTTCTTTCTGCGACAAGAGCTTTAAGCCTTTGATCAGACCATGAGTAATTCGAGCCACCTGAAGGCAACGGTTGATAGCTCATAGCTGATGGCCTTGACCAAAAATAGGCAATACTGTCAAATTCCTGTCCGATCAATCCGGATCCTATGATAATACCGTTCTCTTTAACCAGGCTACCCTCAGCCTCTTCATGAAAAAAGATCTTGGATATTCCTGTAATGATCAAAGGGTAGATAATTCCGGTGACAACGGTAAAGATAAGGATCAGACGGATGGATGTGATGATTAGCTTTTTCAAGTTACAGTTCTTAAAGATTGATTAACAGATCAAGAAGTTTGATGCCGATGAAAGGGATAACAAGTCCGCCAAATCCATAAACAAATAAATTGCGGGCAAGGAGGGTGCTGGCGGGCAGTGGACGGTACTTGACCCCCTTGAGTGCCAGCGGGATGAGCAGAATGATGATGAGTGCATTAAAAATCACAGCACTCAGAATTGCGCTTTGAGGTGTCGTAAGATGCATGATGTTCAGTGCAGAAAGGGGGCCAGTGTTTTGAGATGTAGCATATAGGGATGCAGCAATTGCCGGGATGATGGCAAAATATTTAGCGACATCATTGGCTATACTGAAAGTAGTCAGCGCTCCTCTTGTCATCAGCAATTGCTTGCCGGTCTCAACCACCTCGATCAACTTGGTAGGATTGCTGTCGAGATCGACCATATTCCCTGCCTCGCGGGCGGCCTGCGTACCGGTATTCATAGCTATTCCCACATCAGCCTGGGCAAGGGCAGGGGCGTCATTCGTACCGTCGCCTATCATTCCGACCAACCTCCCGTTAGCTTGTTCCAGGCGGATCCGGGCCAGCTTGTCTTCAGGTTTTGCCTCAGCCAGGAATTCATCCACCCCTGCTTCGGCTGCAATGGCAGCTGCTGTCAGCGGATTATCACCTGTTATCATGACGGTGCGGATCCCCATACTGCGCAGTTGGGCAAAACGTTGCCTGATCCCTCCTTTGACGATATCTTTCAGGTGAATGACCCCTAGTACACGATTATTCTCGGCAACGACAAGCGGAGTGGCTCCTTGCTTTGCCAGGTTAGTGACAATGTCCTTTACGTTTTTCGGGAAAAAACCATCATTGTCTTCAACAAATTTCTTTATGGTATCGTATGCTCCTTTCCGGATCATTTTCATCTTCCCGTCGGGCAGCCTGATATCAATTCCGCTCAACCGTGATTGCGCTGTAAATGGAATGAAACTGGTATCAGTGGGATTTAATTCTCTTCCGCGGATATTGAATTGTTCTTTTGCCAGTACAACGATTGAACGTCCTTCAGGTGTTTCATCGGCCAGTGATGATAATTGTGCCGCATCCGCCAGTTTTTCCGTAGTCACGCCCTCTGCTGCAATAAAATCTGTCGCCATACGGTTACCAAGTGTGATAGTTCCTGTCTTATCAAGCAGCAGGACATCCACATCACCGGCAGCTTCAATGGCTTTTCCGCTGGTAGCAATGACATTTTTCTGCAGTAGCCGATCAAGACCGCTTATGCCAATAGCACTGAGAAGGCCGCCGATTGTAGTCGGTATAAGACATACAAGCAGAGCTACCAGGACAGGCAGGGTCAGGTTTTGTGATTGTGGAATCCCCGAGGCCGAGAGACTGTAACTAAAGAATGCCGGAAGGGTGACCACTGCCAGCAGGAAAATAATGCTGAGCCCTGATAGTAAAATGGTCAGCGCGATTTCATTGGGCGTTTTTTGTCGCTTAGCACCTTCCACAAGGGCGATCATCCTGTCAAGAAATGTCTTGCCTGGTTCTGAGGTGACCTTGATCATGATCCGGTCACTGATCACCTTAGTCCCTCCCGTTACAGCGCTGCGATCGCCCCCGCTTTCACGGATAACCGGGGCAGATTCGCCTGTGATAGCTGATTCATCCACGCTTGAAATTCCTTCGATCACTTCACCATCTGCCGGGATGATATCTCCGGCTTCACAAACGATAATATCGCCCCTTTTCAGGTCAGTTGCCCAGATTGATTCTTCTTTTCCCCCGTTCAGCCTGCGCGCTTTCATTTGCACCCGGCTTTTTTTAAGGTTGTCAGCCTGTGCTTTGCCCCTTCCTTCGGCGATGGCTTCCGAAAAGTTGGCGAATAATACAGTAAACCAAAGCCAGATCGAAATCTGCATGTTGAAAGCAGAATAATTCCCCACAGCCAGGTCATGTAAAAATATTGCAGTAGTCAGGAGAGCACCGATACCGACGATAAAAATCACCGGATTTTTAACAAGAACTGAAGGATTCAGCTTCTTTAATGCATCTTTTAATGCCTCAAGCACTATTTTACCTGTAAATAGCCTGATGCCTGATTTTTCCTTCAATGCCATCTTCTGTCCCTTTAAAATGATATTCCTGAAATCATAAGAAAATGTTCGACCAGCGGCCCAAGGGCTAGAGCCGGGAAAAAAGTCAGGCCTCCCACGATCAGGATGACCCCTATCAACAGAACCCCGAAAATCCAGTTATCTGTCCTGAATGTTCCGGAAGAGGGTGGCGTAATTTTCTTACCTGCCATATTTCCGGCGATTGCCATCACCGGTATGATAATCCCGAAACGGCCGATCAGCATACCGG comes from Bacteroidales bacterium and encodes:
- a CDS encoding GH3 auxin-responsive promoter family protein → MQIRSILSRALAPIVAASIRKDAGHAIECQDRVFKKLIKAGQHCIYGKAHRFKEIKSYEDFRRHVPLVNYEDFRPLIERVSKGEKNVLWPGLPIYFAKTSGTTSGTKYIPITRDSIPNHLNSARNALLMYMARSGNYAFADHSMIFLQGSPVLDKKGVIPAGRLSGIVAHHIPAYLQKNRMPSWKTNCIEDWETKVNAIVDETLKKRMSLISGIPSWLRMYFEKLVARTGKPVGEIFPDFSLLVYGGVNYEPYRQVFDSLIGRHIDTVELYPASEGFIAFQDEGTGEGLLLNVNSGIFFEFIPADKVHEEFPERIPLEGVETGKDYALVLSSNAGLWGYNLGDTVRFVSLKPYRLIVSGRVSQFISAFGEHVIASEIEEALAQACAQSGIKVNEFTVAPMVNPPKGLPHHQWLIEFGKAPVSLTEFAVMVDQELRKRNTYYDDLIAGHVLEQLHVIALKDGTFRKYLISKGKLGGQNKMAHLSDNREIAEGLLNLEI
- the kdpC gene encoding potassium-transporting ATPase subunit KdpC, producing MKKLIITSIRLILIFTVVTGIIYPLIITGISKIFFHEEAEGSLVKENGIIIGSGLIGQEFDSIAYFWSRPSAMSYQPLPSGGSNYSWSDQRLKALVAERKKAFIRGNMLNDTTSIPVEMLFASASGLDPHISSRAAFLQAERIAQARELNDDQKQKLGTLIVKMTEKPQYFLFGEERINIFLLNLELDKIK
- the kdpB gene encoding potassium-transporting ATPase subunit KdpB, with amino-acid sequence MALKEKSGIRLFTGKIVLEALKDALKKLNPSVLVKNPVIFIVGIGALLTTAIFLHDLAVGNYSAFNMQISIWLWFTVLFANFSEAIAEGRGKAQADNLKKSRVQMKARRLNGGKEESIWATDLKRGDIIVCEAGDIIPADGEVIEGISSVDESAITGESAPVIRESGGDRSAVTGGTKVISDRIMIKVTSEPGKTFLDRMIALVEGAKRQKTPNEIALTILLSGLSIIFLLAVVTLPAFFSYSLSASGIPQSQNLTLPVLVALLVCLIPTTIGGLLSAIGISGLDRLLQKNVIATSGKAIEAAGDVDVLLLDKTGTITLGNRMATDFIAAEGVTTEKLADAAQLSSLADETPEGRSIVVLAKEQFNIRGRELNPTDTSFIPFTAQSRLSGIDIRLPDGKMKMIRKGAYDTIKKFVEDNDGFFPKNVKDIVTNLAKQGATPLVVAENNRVLGVIHLKDIVKGGIRQRFAQLRSMGIRTVMITGDNPLTAAAIAAEAGVDEFLAEAKPEDKLARIRLEQANGRLVGMIGDGTNDAPALAQADVGIAMNTGTQAAREAGNMVDLDSNPTKLIEVVETGKQLLMTRGALTTFSIANDVAKYFAIIPAIAASLYATSQNTGPLSALNIMHLTTPQSAILSAVIFNALIIILLIPLALKGVKYRPLPASTLLARNLFVYGFGGLVIPFIGIKLLDLLINL
- a CDS encoding sensor histidine kinase KdpD, coding for MNTFEEKRPDPDEILASLKLEEEKSKRGKLKIFFGMCAGVGKTFTMLQSAKTEKLKGTDVVIGYIETHHRKETEDLVRGLEVIPRKSYEYKGTSIQEADLDAVIVRKPQVVLIDELAHTNAPGSRHLKRYQDVMDILDNGIDVFTTLNVQHIESRSDTVAQITGIGVRETVPDEIFEKADEIVLVDITPDELLARFAEGKVYTPERSQEAVHNFFRKGNITALREMALRIAADRVDIQLRQYMQHKHIPGPWKSGMHLMVSIGPSPHSAKLLRWSKNLSYTMGATLLALYVESPRKLTVAQEEQLNKNINLAKQLGAEFRTISGDDLVKAILNAAQKENITHIILGKPRHRNMFSLFKLGNLVNRLIRLSGNIDIYVLGSDLPGDDKYRRKIPILSFSSGFSQYLLAGIITILTAIACYPARDIIGYQVVAFALLFEVSILAIFLGIGPILLSATLSALLWDYLFIPPSFTLHIGKPEDVLMLFMYFIIVMLNGILTSRVRRQERMTRDREERTRALYQLTMELSSASGIDEVLKVSVKDIQKFFKIASAIILNSGQKELDKEIRHESELMLSDAEFSIASWTFHHSRKAGKFTDTLPSTSYTFYPLHGTRHNIGVIAVRQNKAFKGDEEIFWDTFRTQISDALEREFLNELALKALILDESDKLYKTLFNSISHELRIPLATIMGATDTLLSADYDKQTYTQLFREIFMASERLNRLIENLLNMSRLESGRITPHMDWLDVHDLLNKVTKSLASELEHFNLEIVIPDDIPLIRLDFGLMEQVLHNLVFNATQYAPHKTTIRVKMYYEKPHFVMQVMDRGPGFPKDAIPYVFNKFYRLAGTQTGGTGLGLSIVKGFVEAHNGTIEIESRKNGGARITVRIPSEVPDLGQMQYK